The Papaver somniferum cultivar HN1 chromosome 3, ASM357369v1, whole genome shotgun sequence genome includes a region encoding these proteins:
- the LOC113356207 gene encoding G-type lectin S-receptor-like serine/threonine-protein kinase At5g35370 isoform X1, producing the protein MGQPSSSSIIFFIVIILLLFNTIPSCFSGPIKTEFIYPNFTTSNFLFVDNSGGTFLTSRNGTYKASIFNPGTDEHKKFYFSVIHVSSHTIIWSANRNTPMSDSDELNLTSNGITILGSNQNFIWSTPSLKSSVYALQLKENGNLVLLDKLNVSLWESFDYATDTVVVGQKLKLGDGLISSKSDKDLSSGDYKFYVAKDDGYLQWNGLNYWKLTMYSAGFKDKNAPVSYMVLNSTGLYLMNDGLVVVIRVPLPSKSDVRIVKLESNGRFMVSSYSDTTKEWNRERIGPENDCQIPNFCGRMGVCVGSTSSACACPSNFHTDPNSKGCEPVGSNSLLPSACNSTTTTTNGAQINLSEMKYAKLSPRLDYYVNQFLSPDKFGVELSVCEDLCSKNCSCLGFFFANTSGTCYLIRNQLGSMLSIDEPNDKLGYIKMIVEKRNGDGNGDGYDDGGRHISIAPIVLLPSTAVLLVFLFLVAVILYRRRRRKKRLSVIKSIKLGRFDSSALMEFDFSSIPGLPVRYDYSELEAATEKFSTQIGAGGFGTVYKGTLPDKTLVAVKKIINLGVQGRKEFYTEIAIIGKVHHVNLVKLRGFCAEGQQKLLVYEFMNRSSLDRTLFGAGPVLEWQERFDIALGTARGLAYLHSGCEHKIIHCDIKPENILLHDNFQVKISDFGLSKLLSPELSSHFTTMRGTRGYLAPEWLTSSAISDKTDVYSYGMVLLEIVSGRKNCSMRSRSHSTEDGNSDGGHSGSGGNLYFPLFALEMHEEKRYTEIADPKLEGRVSSEEVEKLVKVALCCVHEEPALRPTMMNVVGMLEGGTPVGEPRPGSLNFLRFYGRRFTESSVLAGSNNVFTIYEQVNTASPSTATNSSYLSSQQISGPR; encoded by the exons ATGGGACAACCCAGTAGCAGTAGTATCATCTTTTTCATCGTTATCATCCTCCTCCTTTTCAATACAATCCCTTCTTGTTTCTCTGGTCCAATTAAAACAGAATTCATCTACCCAAATTTCACTACTTCAAATTTCTTATTTGTTGATAATTCTGGTGGTACTTTCTTAACATCACGTAATGGAACATATAAAGCTTCCATCTTTAATCCAGGTACTGATGAACACAAAAAATTCTATTTCTCTGTTATACATGTTTCTTCACATACTATCATTTGGTCAGCTAATAGAAACACCCCCATGTCAGATTCTGATGAGTTAAACTTAACTAGTAATGGAATTACAATCCTGGGGTCTAATCAGAATTTCATATGGTCTACTCCATCATTGAAGTCTTCTGTGTATGCTCTACAGCTTAAAGAGAATGGTAATTTGGTTTTACTTGATAAACTTAATGTTTCTTTATGGGAAAGTTTTGATTATGCTACGGATACGGTTGTTGTTGGACAAAAACTTAAACTTGGGGATGGGTTAATTAGTTCTAAATCAGATAAAGATTTATCTAGTGGTGATTACAAATTTTATGTTGCTAAAGATGATGGATATCTCCAATGGAATGGATTGAATTATTGGAAATTAACAATGTATTCGGCGGGTTTCAAAGATAAGAATGCTCCGGTAAGTTATATGGTATTGAATTCAACTGGTCTTTATTTAATGAATGATGGGTTGGTTGTTGTGATTAGAGTGCCTTTACCAAGTAAATCGGATGTTCGTATTGTTAAGTTGGAGAGTAATGGGAGATTTATGGTGAGTAGTTATTCTGATACTACGAAAGAATGGAATCGAGAACGCATTGGACCAGAAAATGATTGTCAAATTCCAAATTTCTGTGGTAGAATGGGAGTGTGTGTTGGATCGACTTCGTCTGCTTGTGCATGTCCTTCAAATTTTCATACTGATCCGAACTCAAAAGGCTGTGAACCGGTTGGTTCAAATTCCTTGCTTCCTTCTGCTTGCAactctactactactactactaatgGTGCACAGATTAATTTGTCAGAAATGAAGTATGCCAAATTGAGTCCTCGTTTGGATTATTACGTAAATCAATTTTTGAGTCCTGATAAGTTCGGTGTTGAGTTATCTGTTTGCGAAGATCTTTGTTCTAAGAACTGTTCTTGCTTAGGATTTTTCTTTGCGAATACTTCTGGTACATGTTATTTGATCAGGAATCAATTAGGGTCTATGTTATCCATCGATGAACCAAATGATAAATTGGGTTACATTAAAATGATAGTGGAAAAACGTAATGGAGATGGAAACGGTGATGGTTAtgacgacggaggaagacatATTTCTATAGCTCCTATAGTACTACTTCCTTCAACTGCCGTGCTTCTAGTGTTCTTATTCTTGGTTGCTGTGATattatatagaagaagaagaagaaaaaagaggctTAGTGTAATCAAGTCAATAAAATTGGGTCGATTCGATTCAAGTGCTTTGATGGAGTTCGATTTTAGCTCCATACCAGGATTACCTGTGAGGTATGATTACTCTGAACTGGAAGCCGCAACTGAGAAATTCAGTACACAGATTGGTGCTGGTGGTTTTGGAACTGTATACAAAGGAACACTTCCTGACAAAACTTTGGTTGCAGTGAAGAAGATCATCAATTTAGGTGTTCAAGGAAGGAAAGAATTTTACACCGAAATTGCAATTATTGGCAAAGTTCATCATGTCAACTTAGTGAAACTGAGAGGATTTTGCGCAGAAGGGCAACAGAAATTACTCGTGTACGAGTTTATGAATCGTAGTTCTTTAGATCGGACACTCTTTGGTGCAGGACCAGTGTTAGAATGGCAAGAGAGATTTGATATAGCTTTGGGAACAGCTAGAGGACTTGCTTACTTGCATAGTGGATGTGAACACAAGATTATACATTGTGATATCAAACCTGAGAATATTCTCTTACATGATAATTTTCAAGTGAAGATATCTGATTTCGGGTTGTCAAAACTTCTAAGCCCGGAGCTATCCAGTCACTTCACTACAATGAGGGGAACCCGTGGATATCTCGCACCTGAATGGCTAACGAGCTCTGCAATCTCTGATAAAACTGATGTCTACAGCTATGGCATG GTATTGCTGGAAATTGTTAGCGGTAGGAAAAACTGCTCCATGAGATCCCGCAGTCATTCAACTGAGGATGGCAATAGTGATGGTGGTCATAGTGGATCAGGAGGTAATCTGTATTTCCCTTTATTTGCACTGGAAATGCATGAAGAGAAAAGGTATACTGAGATTGCCGACCCAAAGTTAGAGGGAAGAGTGTCTAGTGAAGAAGTAGAGAAGCTCGTCAAAGTGGCTTTATGCTGTGTTCATGAAGAACCAGCCTTGAGACCTACTATGATGAATGTGGTCGGTATGTTAGAAGGTGGGACGCCTGTAGGCGAACCAAGGCCTGGATCATTGAACTTTCTACGTTTCTATGGACGACGGTTCACTGAATCTTCTGTTTTAGCAGGATCTAACAATGTATTTACTATATATGAACAAGTAAATACTGCTAGTCCATCCACTGCCACAAATAGTTCATACCTCTCGTCGCAGCAAATCTCTGGTCCAAGATAA
- the LOC113356207 gene encoding G-type lectin S-receptor-like serine/threonine-protein kinase At5g35370 isoform X2, whose protein sequence is MGQPSSSSIIFFIVIILLLFNTIPSCFSGPIKTEFIYPNFTTSNFLFVDNSGGTFLTSRNGTYKASIFNPGTDEHKKFYFSVIHVSSHTIIWSANRNTPMSDSDELNLTSNGITILGSNQNFIWSTPSLKSSVYALQLKENGNLVLLDKLNVSLWESFDYATDTVVVGQKLKLGDGLISSKSDKDLSSGDYKFYVAKDDGYLQWNGLNYWKLTMYSAGFKDKNAPVSYMVLNSTGLYLMNDGLVVVIRVPLPSKSDVRIVKLESNGRFMVSSYSDTTKEWNRERIGPENDCQIPNFCGRMGVCVGSTSSACACPSNFHTDPNSKGCEPVGSNSLLPSACNSTTTTTNGAQINLSEMKYAKLSPRLDYYVNQLGSMLSIDEPNDKLGYIKMIVEKRNGDGNGDGYDDGGRHISIAPIVLLPSTAVLLVFLFLVAVILYRRRRRKKRLSVIKSIKLGRFDSSALMEFDFSSIPGLPVRYDYSELEAATEKFSTQIGAGGFGTVYKGTLPDKTLVAVKKIINLGVQGRKEFYTEIAIIGKVHHVNLVKLRGFCAEGQQKLLVYEFMNRSSLDRTLFGAGPVLEWQERFDIALGTARGLAYLHSGCEHKIIHCDIKPENILLHDNFQVKISDFGLSKLLSPELSSHFTTMRGTRGYLAPEWLTSSAISDKTDVYSYGMVLLEIVSGRKNCSMRSRSHSTEDGNSDGGHSGSGGNLYFPLFALEMHEEKRYTEIADPKLEGRVSSEEVEKLVKVALCCVHEEPALRPTMMNVVGMLEGGTPVGEPRPGSLNFLRFYGRRFTESSVLAGSNNVFTIYEQVNTASPSTATNSSYLSSQQISGPR, encoded by the exons ATGGGACAACCCAGTAGCAGTAGTATCATCTTTTTCATCGTTATCATCCTCCTCCTTTTCAATACAATCCCTTCTTGTTTCTCTGGTCCAATTAAAACAGAATTCATCTACCCAAATTTCACTACTTCAAATTTCTTATTTGTTGATAATTCTGGTGGTACTTTCTTAACATCACGTAATGGAACATATAAAGCTTCCATCTTTAATCCAGGTACTGATGAACACAAAAAATTCTATTTCTCTGTTATACATGTTTCTTCACATACTATCATTTGGTCAGCTAATAGAAACACCCCCATGTCAGATTCTGATGAGTTAAACTTAACTAGTAATGGAATTACAATCCTGGGGTCTAATCAGAATTTCATATGGTCTACTCCATCATTGAAGTCTTCTGTGTATGCTCTACAGCTTAAAGAGAATGGTAATTTGGTTTTACTTGATAAACTTAATGTTTCTTTATGGGAAAGTTTTGATTATGCTACGGATACGGTTGTTGTTGGACAAAAACTTAAACTTGGGGATGGGTTAATTAGTTCTAAATCAGATAAAGATTTATCTAGTGGTGATTACAAATTTTATGTTGCTAAAGATGATGGATATCTCCAATGGAATGGATTGAATTATTGGAAATTAACAATGTATTCGGCGGGTTTCAAAGATAAGAATGCTCCGGTAAGTTATATGGTATTGAATTCAACTGGTCTTTATTTAATGAATGATGGGTTGGTTGTTGTGATTAGAGTGCCTTTACCAAGTAAATCGGATGTTCGTATTGTTAAGTTGGAGAGTAATGGGAGATTTATGGTGAGTAGTTATTCTGATACTACGAAAGAATGGAATCGAGAACGCATTGGACCAGAAAATGATTGTCAAATTCCAAATTTCTGTGGTAGAATGGGAGTGTGTGTTGGATCGACTTCGTCTGCTTGTGCATGTCCTTCAAATTTTCATACTGATCCGAACTCAAAAGGCTGTGAACCGGTTGGTTCAAATTCCTTGCTTCCTTCTGCTTGCAactctactactactactactaatgGTGCACAGATTAATTTGTCAGAAATGAAGTATGCCAAATTGAGTCCTCGTTTGGATTATTACGTA AATCAATTAGGGTCTATGTTATCCATCGATGAACCAAATGATAAATTGGGTTACATTAAAATGATAGTGGAAAAACGTAATGGAGATGGAAACGGTGATGGTTAtgacgacggaggaagacatATTTCTATAGCTCCTATAGTACTACTTCCTTCAACTGCCGTGCTTCTAGTGTTCTTATTCTTGGTTGCTGTGATattatatagaagaagaagaagaaaaaagaggctTAGTGTAATCAAGTCAATAAAATTGGGTCGATTCGATTCAAGTGCTTTGATGGAGTTCGATTTTAGCTCCATACCAGGATTACCTGTGAGGTATGATTACTCTGAACTGGAAGCCGCAACTGAGAAATTCAGTACACAGATTGGTGCTGGTGGTTTTGGAACTGTATACAAAGGAACACTTCCTGACAAAACTTTGGTTGCAGTGAAGAAGATCATCAATTTAGGTGTTCAAGGAAGGAAAGAATTTTACACCGAAATTGCAATTATTGGCAAAGTTCATCATGTCAACTTAGTGAAACTGAGAGGATTTTGCGCAGAAGGGCAACAGAAATTACTCGTGTACGAGTTTATGAATCGTAGTTCTTTAGATCGGACACTCTTTGGTGCAGGACCAGTGTTAGAATGGCAAGAGAGATTTGATATAGCTTTGGGAACAGCTAGAGGACTTGCTTACTTGCATAGTGGATGTGAACACAAGATTATACATTGTGATATCAAACCTGAGAATATTCTCTTACATGATAATTTTCAAGTGAAGATATCTGATTTCGGGTTGTCAAAACTTCTAAGCCCGGAGCTATCCAGTCACTTCACTACAATGAGGGGAACCCGTGGATATCTCGCACCTGAATGGCTAACGAGCTCTGCAATCTCTGATAAAACTGATGTCTACAGCTATGGCATG GTATTGCTGGAAATTGTTAGCGGTAGGAAAAACTGCTCCATGAGATCCCGCAGTCATTCAACTGAGGATGGCAATAGTGATGGTGGTCATAGTGGATCAGGAGGTAATCTGTATTTCCCTTTATTTGCACTGGAAATGCATGAAGAGAAAAGGTATACTGAGATTGCCGACCCAAAGTTAGAGGGAAGAGTGTCTAGTGAAGAAGTAGAGAAGCTCGTCAAAGTGGCTTTATGCTGTGTTCATGAAGAACCAGCCTTGAGACCTACTATGATGAATGTGGTCGGTATGTTAGAAGGTGGGACGCCTGTAGGCGAACCAAGGCCTGGATCATTGAACTTTCTACGTTTCTATGGACGACGGTTCACTGAATCTTCTGTTTTAGCAGGATCTAACAATGTATTTACTATATATGAACAAGTAAATACTGCTAGTCCATCCACTGCCACAAATAGTTCATACCTCTCGTCGCAGCAAATCTCTGGTCCAAGATAA
- the LOC113361279 gene encoding uncharacterized protein LOC113361279 produces MADQKEVKHLEECSISNAMGTWVFSVAGALLAIPIGIKRKSLGPLVFFGTTGTMLDIIMGVTACEREHAERKMKLLEEQKDLSSTDDDGFVVESETSSL; encoded by the exons ATGGCAGATCAAAAAGAAGTGAAGCATCTTGAGGAATGCTCCATCTCCAA TGCAATGGGTACATGGGTATTCTCTGTAGCAGGAGCTCTACTTGCAATACCAATAGGAATAAAAAGAAAATCTTTGGGGCCATTGGTGTTCTTTGGAACCACTGGTACCATGCTCGATATAATTATGGGAGTCACTGCTTGCGAAAGAGAACATGCTGAGCGCAAAATGAAGCTTTTAGAAGAACAGAAAGATCTCTCATCAACTGATGATGATGGTTTCGTAGTAGAGTCGGAAACCAGTTCATTGTAA